Proteins from a genomic interval of Polaribacter sejongensis:
- a CDS encoding DUF6607 family protein — protein MNKLLLSTLLLFLSISVNAQSKKKKDQNAIKEMCGCFEVTFNFAETFNYSKDSTYRPSKTKVDKGLEWAGLVEDNNNKISIQHLLQVGNPAKPMIIKHWRQDWEYQNTDFYMYNGDNNWVFEQKDKKDVKKQWTQKVYQVDDSPRYEGSGSWVHVDGKSYWENTTTAPLPRREYTKRSDYNITLRGNRHEITNYGWVHDQDNSKIIREAGKEDVVLAKEKGYNTYVRVADSKCKAAADWWQKNNTKWQLVRNKWNEVYGRNTNLSLETKVEFKELYKHLFSDEITKEEEINTIIESFVKK, from the coding sequence ATGAATAAACTATTATTGAGTACACTACTACTTTTCCTTTCCATTTCTGTAAATGCACAAAGCAAGAAAAAGAAAGATCAAAATGCGATAAAAGAAATGTGTGGTTGTTTTGAAGTAACCTTCAATTTTGCTGAAACTTTTAATTATAGTAAAGACTCCACTTATAGACCTTCTAAAACTAAAGTAGATAAAGGCCTAGAATGGGCTGGTTTGGTAGAGGATAATAATAACAAAATATCAATTCAACATTTACTACAAGTTGGTAACCCAGCAAAACCGATGATTATAAAACATTGGAGACAAGATTGGGAATACCAAAACACTGATTTTTACATGTATAATGGGGATAACAATTGGGTTTTTGAACAAAAAGACAAAAAAGATGTTAAAAAACAATGGACACAAAAAGTATATCAAGTAGATGATAGTCCGCGTTATGAAGGATCTGGTTCTTGGGTTCATGTAGATGGAAAAAGCTATTGGGAAAACACAACAACGGCTCCATTACCAAGAAGAGAATACACCAAAAGAAGTGATTACAATATTACGTTAAGAGGTAATAGACATGAAATAACCAATTATGGTTGGGTACATGACCAAGACAATAGTAAAATAATTCGCGAAGCAGGAAAAGAAGACGTTGTTTTAGCTAAAGAAAAAGGATACAATACTTATGTAAGAGTTGCAGACAGCAAATGTAAGGCAGCAGCAGATTGGTGGCAAAAAAACAACACCAAATGGCAATTAGTAAGAAATAAATGGAACGAAGTTTATGGTAGAAACACCAATTTATCTTTAGAAACTAAGGTTGAGTTTAAAGAATTATACAAACATTTATTTTCTGATGAAATAACAAAAGAAGAAGAAATTAACACCATAATAGAATCATTTGTAAAAAAATAA
- a CDS encoding ankyrin repeat domain-containing protein — MKRIKLVVLVAILFISTVAVAQRKQQQQSNVFLDRDFWGTNPSIEVIDQKIAQGNNPSEANKGGFDGVVYAILQKAPNASIKYLLSKEGNDVNKITHDKRTYVFWAAYLDNLELVTYLIENNADLTLKDSHQYSPLTFAANAGVTNTKMYDLLIKNGLDIATDTNGHGANALLLLLPSLKNLDLLDYFTSKGLALDSTDNDGNGAFNYVAKKGNKEMLNLLIKKGLPYKNLNKNGENALLLATRGGRGGYNSLAFFKYLNSLGLDPNVTNNDGQNAFHFLASGNKDIATFNYFLSKNVDINHADKEGNTPLLNATGRNSLEIITFLAEKTKDINHTNKQGNSALSIAVERNSSDVVAYLINQKANINVTDKDGNTLAYYLLNSYNERRNNDFAPKKNLLVKNGLKLNQIQGGNNTLFHFALDNENIKLLKEVNSYSIDVNTKNNEGYTVLHLAAMKSKDTKIINYLLSIGADKNIKNEFEESTYDLALENELLKNTDIKFLK, encoded by the coding sequence ATGAAAAGAATTAAACTAGTAGTACTCGTAGCAATATTATTTATAAGCACAGTAGCTGTAGCACAAAGAAAGCAACAGCAACAATCAAATGTATTTTTAGATAGAGATTTTTGGGGTACAAACCCAAGTATCGAAGTTATTGATCAAAAAATTGCACAAGGCAACAATCCTAGTGAAGCCAATAAAGGTGGTTTTGATGGTGTAGTATATGCCATTTTACAAAAAGCACCAAATGCATCCATTAAATATCTACTTTCTAAAGAAGGAAATGATGTTAACAAAATTACACATGACAAGAGAACATATGTTTTTTGGGCTGCTTATTTAGATAACTTAGAATTAGTTACCTATTTGATTGAAAATAATGCCGATTTAACCTTAAAAGATTCTCATCAATACTCTCCATTAACATTTGCTGCAAATGCAGGAGTTACAAATACTAAAATGTATGATTTATTGATAAAAAACGGATTAGACATTGCAACTGACACCAACGGACACGGTGCAAACGCTTTACTCTTATTACTTCCTTCATTAAAAAACTTAGATTTACTAGATTATTTTACATCAAAAGGATTGGCTTTAGACAGCACTGATAATGATGGAAACGGTGCATTTAATTATGTTGCTAAAAAAGGAAATAAAGAAATGCTAAACTTATTAATAAAGAAAGGTTTACCATATAAAAACTTAAATAAAAATGGTGAAAATGCACTTTTATTAGCGACAAGAGGTGGCCGTGGCGGTTACAATTCTTTAGCCTTTTTTAAATACTTAAATAGCTTAGGTCTTGACCCAAATGTTACTAATAATGACGGACAAAATGCATTCCATTTTTTAGCTTCTGGTAATAAAGACATTGCTACTTTTAATTATTTTTTAAGTAAAAATGTTGATATCAATCATGCTGATAAAGAAGGAAACACACCTTTATTAAACGCAACTGGTAGAAATTCTTTAGAAATTATTACTTTTTTAGCTGAAAAAACAAAGGATATTAATCATACAAACAAACAAGGAAACTCTGCTCTTTCAATAGCTGTAGAAAGAAACTCTAGTGATGTTGTGGCCTATCTAATTAACCAAAAAGCGAACATAAATGTAACTGACAAAGACGGAAATACTTTAGCGTATTATTTGCTTAATAGTTACAACGAAAGAAGAAATAATGATTTTGCTCCAAAAAAGAATCTACTTGTTAAAAACGGATTAAAATTAAACCAAATTCAGGGTGGTAACAACACATTATTTCATTTTGCTTTAGATAATGAAAACATCAAATTATTAAAAGAAGTAAATTCTTATAGCATTGATGTAAATACAAAAAATAACGAAGGTTATACGGTACTGCACTTAGCAGCTATGAAATCTAAAGACACTAAAATTATCAATTATTTATTAAGTATTGGTGCAGATAAAAATATAAAAAACGAATTTGAAGAATCTACTTATGATTTAGCTTTGGAAAATGAGTTATTAAAAAATACTGATATTAAATTTTTAAAATAA
- a CDS encoding DUF2271 domain-containing protein, translating to MKTRNIFKITPIIIAIAFALFSFKSSETSSYKCMIQLTNYTGEGAYIVISLINSDGEYEETLNVLGDDDEWYSNLEEWWKFQGTKRSDIDAITGATISGGERAISVVKIDDSKIDAGYKIRFETSVENQEYYKDDVEFELTSENVKSKVEGKGFIRYIRIMPQ from the coding sequence ATGAAAACTAGAAATATATTTAAAATAACACCTATTATAATTGCAATCGCATTTGCATTATTCAGTTTTAAAAGTAGCGAAACAAGTTCATACAAATGTATGATTCAGTTAACCAATTACACCGGAGAAGGAGCTTATATTGTAATTTCTCTAATAAATTCTGATGGAGAATATGAAGAAACCCTAAATGTGCTGGGAGACGATGATGAGTGGTACTCTAACCTTGAAGAATGGTGGAAATTTCAAGGGACAAAACGTAGCGATATTGACGCCATTACAGGAGCAACAATTAGCGGAGGAGAACGTGCTATTAGTGTTGTAAAAATTGATGACAGTAAAATTGATGCTGGATATAAAATTCGCTTTGAAACTTCTGTTGAGAATCAAGAATATTACAAAGATGATGTAGAATTTGAATTAACATCAGAAAACGTTAAATCTAAAGTTGAAGGAAAAGGATTTATTCGTTACATAAGAATAATGCCACAATAA
- a CDS encoding PepSY domain-containing protein, with protein sequence MTISIWRYSHLTLAISSTLFIVLASITGIILAFEPISDKLSPYDVVDINTVSIQETIAVLQKNYDEVITLDVDENGFVAANVVLKNGKSDTFYINPKTGEKVGEIVQKKPIFEFATNLHRSLFLKSTGRFIIGFVSFLLLLISITGVILIAKRQGGFSKIFSKIIKEDFNQYYHIIIGRYTLIPIIIITLTGVYLSLDRFSVLPKDNSKHVEIAQNKTQQNNASIDFFQSTKLDEVKSIEFPFSKDEEDYYYVKLTDKEVAVNQITGQIISLKKQPLVTFGAYYSLLLHTGKGSILWSFVLLLSCFAILFFIFSGFAMTLKRRKKTSLVKNKFTKDEAEYIILVGSETGSTFNFATAFYNALTTSGKRVFLSELNQYTTYKKATNIIIFAATYGEGEAPINATKFIQKIEKVQQQNILNFSVVGFGSKEYTQYCKFAILVHANLQLQDNFTPTLPIFKVNNQSFSDFDQWLQEWNAFYKMELTITSENLLSSKKKEQEFKVVRKTEINIDETFLIQLKSTKKTKFESGDLLSITPKNETRSRLYSIAKVDDTILLSIKKHEFGLCSKYINSLHKEDTMIANIQKNVAFRLPQKTKEVILIANGTGIAPFLGMIHQKKSKTKVHLFWGARTKESFKIYKNDIHTALENNTLTSFHAAYSQEEKEKVYVQDLLINHGTLIANTIHNGGLIMICGSIYMEKGVTKVLEEITKKHLQSSLHKFKENNQIKTDCY encoded by the coding sequence ATGACGATTTCCATTTGGAGATATAGCCACTTAACGTTGGCTATATCTTCTACCTTATTTATTGTACTAGCTTCTATAACTGGTATTATCTTAGCTTTTGAACCAATTTCTGATAAACTTTCTCCTTATGATGTTGTAGATATTAATACAGTTTCTATTCAAGAAACCATTGCTGTTTTACAAAAAAATTATGATGAAGTTATTACTTTAGATGTTGATGAAAATGGTTTTGTAGCTGCAAATGTTGTTTTAAAAAACGGTAAAAGCGATACTTTTTATATCAACCCCAAAACGGGAGAAAAAGTTGGTGAAATTGTACAAAAAAAACCAATTTTTGAATTTGCAACAAATTTACATCGTTCATTATTTTTAAAATCTACGGGTAGGTTTATTATTGGTTTTGTTTCTTTTTTACTTTTATTAATTAGTATAACTGGCGTTATTTTAATTGCAAAAAGACAAGGAGGTTTTTCTAAAATATTCTCTAAAATAATTAAAGAAGATTTTAATCAATATTATCATATAATTATTGGTAGATACACGTTAATACCTATTATAATAATTACATTAACAGGTGTATATTTATCTTTAGATCGTTTTTCTGTATTGCCAAAAGATAACAGTAAACATGTAGAAATTGCACAAAACAAGACACAACAAAACAATGCTAGTATTGATTTTTTTCAGTCTACAAAATTAGATGAAGTTAAAAGTATAGAATTCCCGTTTTCTAAAGACGAAGAAGATTATTATTACGTAAAACTTACAGATAAAGAAGTTGCTGTAAATCAAATTACGGGGCAAATTATTAGCCTAAAAAAACAACCTTTAGTAACTTTTGGTGCTTATTATAGCTTGTTACTTCATACCGGAAAAGGCTCTATTTTATGGTCTTTTGTATTATTACTTTCTTGTTTTGCTATTCTATTCTTTATCTTTTCTGGCTTTGCCATGACTTTAAAAAGAAGGAAGAAAACTAGCTTGGTAAAAAATAAATTTACTAAAGACGAAGCCGAATATATAATTCTTGTTGGTTCGGAAACAGGAAGTACCTTTAACTTTGCAACTGCGTTTTACAATGCATTAACTACATCTGGAAAACGAGTTTTTTTATCAGAATTAAACCAATATACAACTTATAAAAAAGCTACTAACATTATTATATTCGCTGCAACTTATGGTGAAGGAGAAGCGCCCATAAACGCGACTAAATTCATTCAAAAAATTGAAAAAGTACAACAACAGAATATTTTAAATTTTTCTGTAGTTGGTTTTGGTTCTAAAGAATATACACAGTATTGCAAGTTTGCTATTTTAGTACATGCAAACTTACAGCTGCAAGACAACTTCACGCCTACTTTACCTATTTTTAAAGTGAATAATCAGTCTTTTTCTGATTTTGACCAATGGTTACAAGAATGGAATGCTTTCTACAAAATGGAACTTACCATCACCTCAGAAAACCTTCTCAGTTCTAAGAAAAAGGAACAAGAGTTTAAAGTGGTGCGTAAAACAGAAATTAATATTGATGAAACTTTTTTAATACAATTAAAATCAACTAAAAAAACAAAATTCGAATCTGGTGATTTACTTTCTATCACTCCAAAAAATGAAACCAGAAGTCGTTTGTACTCTATAGCCAAAGTAGACGACACCATTCTATTAAGTATCAAAAAACATGAGTTCGGACTTTGTTCTAAGTATATCAACAGTTTACATAAAGAAGATACAATGATCGCCAACATTCAAAAAAATGTGGCATTCCGCCTTCCGCAGAAAACAAAAGAAGTTATTTTAATTGCAAACGGAACAGGAATTGCTCCCTTTTTAGGAATGATTCATCAAAAAAAATCAAAAACTAAAGTCCATTTATTTTGGGGGGCAAGAACAAAAGAGTCTTTTAAAATTTACAAAAACGATATACATACTGCCTTAGAGAATAATACACTAACTTCTTTCCACGCCGCATATTCTCAAGAAGAAAAAGAGAAAGTATATGTTCAAGATTTATTAATAAATCACGGAACACTAATTGCAAATACCATACATAATGGAGGTTTAATTATGATTTGTGGATCTATATACATGGAAAAAGGAGTTACCAAAGTATTAGAAGAAATAACTAAAAAACATTTACAATCTTCATTACATAAATTTAAAGAAAACAATCAAATAAAAACTGACTGTTACTAA
- a CDS encoding DUF6686 family protein yields the protein MCQKSRIISSVKNGEISICENCKNYNLVFNNIFFQFDKEQLNKFREYVAEIDVTYWLDYSANTTQKRKIPVPTFHQNLVLVFDSYEIEELKILLGINTGNRSKMITTADIDYSLILN from the coding sequence ATGTGTCAAAAATCTAGAATAATATCAAGCGTTAAAAACGGAGAAATATCAATCTGTGAAAATTGTAAAAACTACAACCTTGTTTTCAATAATATCTTTTTTCAGTTTGATAAAGAACAACTGAATAAGTTTAGAGAATATGTTGCAGAAATAGATGTTACTTATTGGTTAGACTATAGCGCAAACACAACACAAAAAAGAAAAATACCTGTACCTACTTTTCATCAGAATTTAGTGTTGGTTTTTGACTCTTATGAAATTGAAGAATTAAAAATACTTTTAGGCATTAATACAGGTAACAGAAGTAAAATGATAACGACTGCAGACATTGATTATAGTTTAATCTTGAATTAA
- a CDS encoding sensor histidine kinase — MKIFFEILNSLSHYVNGMPKNRLSLLFFLFFILINQTYSQNLQLQNFSISDGLPSTTINDIQQDQIGYLWLATDKGYSKFDGVNFTNYKQENANCIFIEKDKIYIGLKNGLLVLQHNKSNFFESKEILKIKSIGNKIILATIQGVCELKEDTIQPLEIQHQIDFSIIHDIISFKDIIYIASIKGLWSIDKLYKPLKMDKLIEENTTSLLISSNQLIAATEIQGLKIIDDHTVLKNIATIENISSIKRVKDEIWVASKKNGLEILDANTYIFKRKINKYNAFISSQINTVFKDKQNSIWIGSSNKGLYKYNSTTETANPKLFIENIAVNYKSIDSLNINKLALKPNENNISFSFKTIDLKNPKNIEYRYQLNNDFTPWSPQNKVDFANLKAGNYQFTVQSKEGSLLSKKISFSFFIDTPIYQKAWFIILCGAILCLLLALFVELHIRKLNKKNQQKIDTLKVENHLLTLEQKALQLQMNPHFIFNVLNGIKALGNAGNSKELNKTISQFSVLLRSVLNNSRLEEISLQEEIDTLKNYLDLEQKMNSMSFKYTIETSLNNIDSEEILIPPMLLQPFVENCIKHAFQPNKTAAKIKLLFEVRNRFLHFTIEDNGIGFHQSKKEKVKSNHQSVALEVTKERIQHLSKYNSFSIEEIKDKNEIKGTKVGFKIPLKTDY; from the coding sequence ATGAAAATATTTTTTGAAATTTTAAATTCATTAAGTCATTATGTAAATGGTATGCCTAAGAACCGACTGAGTTTATTGTTTTTTCTTTTTTTTATTCTGATAAACCAAACATACTCACAAAACCTACAGCTACAAAATTTTTCTATTTCTGATGGATTACCATCTACTACTATAAATGATATTCAGCAAGACCAAATAGGTTATTTATGGCTGGCAACAGATAAAGGTTATTCCAAATTTGACGGTGTAAATTTCACTAACTACAAACAAGAAAATGCAAATTGTATTTTTATTGAAAAGGATAAAATTTATATCGGTTTAAAAAACGGACTTCTGGTTTTACAGCACAATAAATCTAACTTTTTTGAAAGTAAAGAAATTCTAAAAATAAAATCTATTGGCAATAAAATTATCTTAGCCACTATACAAGGTGTTTGCGAATTAAAAGAAGACACAATACAGCCTTTAGAAATACAGCACCAAATAGATTTCTCTATAATTCATGATATTATTTCCTTTAAAGACATTATTTACATAGCTTCTATAAAAGGCTTATGGAGTATAGATAAACTATACAAACCTTTAAAAATGGATAAACTTATAGAAGAGAATACCACTTCCCTTTTAATAAGCAGCAATCAATTAATTGCAGCAACAGAAATTCAAGGATTAAAAATTATTGATGATCATACTGTTTTAAAAAACATCGCAACAATAGAAAATATTTCTTCCATAAAAAGAGTAAAAGATGAAATTTGGGTGGCTTCTAAAAAAAATGGGTTAGAAATTTTAGATGCCAACACCTACATTTTTAAAAGGAAAATAAACAAATACAATGCATTTATTTCCAGCCAAATAAACACTGTTTTTAAAGACAAGCAAAACTCAATTTGGATTGGTAGTTCAAACAAAGGTTTATACAAATACAATTCTACAACAGAAACGGCTAACCCCAAACTCTTTATTGAAAATATTGCGGTTAATTATAAATCAATAGACTCTTTAAACATAAATAAACTAGCCTTAAAACCAAATGAAAATAACATTTCGTTTTCTTTTAAAACAATCGATTTAAAGAACCCTAAAAACATCGAATACCGTTATCAACTAAATAATGACTTTACGCCTTGGAGTCCTCAAAATAAAGTTGATTTCGCAAATTTAAAGGCAGGAAATTATCAATTTACAGTTCAGTCTAAAGAAGGTAGTTTGCTTAGTAAAAAAATATCTTTTTCTTTTTTTATTGACACTCCTATTTATCAAAAAGCATGGTTTATAATATTATGTGGAGCAATTTTATGTCTGCTTTTAGCGCTTTTTGTTGAGCTACATATAAGAAAACTGAATAAAAAAAATCAGCAAAAAATTGATACTTTAAAAGTAGAAAATCATTTACTGACTTTAGAACAGAAAGCATTGCAGTTGCAAATGAATCCGCATTTTATTTTTAATGTTTTAAACGGAATAAAAGCACTTGGTAATGCTGGAAATTCTAAAGAATTAAATAAAACTATTTCACAATTTTCGGTACTTTTAAGAAGTGTTTTAAACAACTCTCGTTTAGAAGAAATTAGCTTACAAGAAGAAATAGATACCTTAAAAAACTATTTAGATTTAGAACAAAAAATGAATTCAATGTCTTTTAAGTACACTATTGAAACTTCTTTAAATAATATTGATTCAGAAGAAATTTTAATTCCGCCAATGTTATTGCAACCCTTTGTAGAAAATTGTATTAAGCATGCTTTTCAGCCTAATAAAACAGCTGCAAAAATCAAACTTCTTTTTGAAGTTAGAAATAGATTCTTGCATTTTACCATAGAAGATAATGGGATTGGTTTTCATCAATCTAAAAAAGAAAAAGTAAAATCGAATCATCAATCTGTGGCTTTAGAAGTTACCAAAGAACGAATTCAGCATTTATCAAAATACAACTCATTTTCTATTGAAGAAATAAAAGACAAAAATGAAATAAAAGGAACCAAAGTTGGATTTAAAATTCCTTTAAAAACAGATTATTAA
- a CDS encoding metallophosphoesterase encodes MERRKFIKNTLLTGVGASIVGGLYSWQIEPFWLEFVNIKMPIKNLPKNLIGKTLMQISDIHVGNKFDYKYIIESFKKAQLYNPDFVVYTGDFVSYETPEQFDQLEEVFKYAVNGKLGTAGVLGNHDYGINWLEPKVADTISNILDRENITILRNDEVSFNGLNFLGIDDYWGSNFNPVNIMNKYDAKKANVVLCHNPDVCDLNVWNNYKGWILSGHTHGGQVKPPFLPPPILPVKNKRYSSGEFDLYDGRTLYINRALGNLHQVRLNVRPEITIFELEEEV; translated from the coding sequence ATGGAAAGAAGAAAATTTATAAAAAACACTTTACTTACAGGAGTTGGAGCAAGTATTGTGGGTGGACTTTATTCTTGGCAAATAGAACCTTTTTGGCTTGAATTTGTAAACATAAAAATGCCTATAAAGAATTTACCAAAAAACTTAATAGGGAAAACGTTAATGCAAATTAGCGATATACATGTTGGTAATAAATTTGACTATAAATACATTATCGAATCTTTTAAAAAAGCACAACTTTATAATCCAGATTTTGTTGTATACACAGGGGATTTTGTTTCTTATGAAACACCAGAACAATTTGATCAATTAGAAGAAGTGTTTAAATATGCCGTAAACGGAAAACTAGGAACTGCAGGCGTTTTAGGAAATCATGACTATGGTATTAATTGGCTAGAACCAAAAGTTGCAGATACTATATCTAATATTTTAGATAGAGAGAACATTACTATCCTAAGAAACGATGAAGTTAGTTTTAATGGTTTAAATTTTCTTGGGATTGATGATTATTGGGGTTCTAATTTTAATCCTGTAAATATTATGAATAAATACGATGCTAAAAAAGCAAATGTAGTTCTATGCCATAACCCAGATGTTTGCGACTTAAATGTTTGGAATAATTATAAAGGATGGATTTTATCTGGACATACACATGGCGGACAAGTAAAACCACCATTTTTACCCCCACCTATTCTTCCTGTTAAAAACAAAAGATACTCTTCTGGAGAATTTGACCTATATGATGGTAGAACCTTATATATAAATAGAGCACTCGGTAACTTACACCAAGTAAGATTAAATGTAAGACCAGAAATAACTATTTTTGAATTAGAAGAAGAAGTATAA
- a CDS encoding LytR/AlgR family response regulator transcription factor, whose protein sequence is MKELTAILVDDMPVALEMLATDVSNNHPEIKIIGKAKSVVEAAKLLRKQQPDILFLDIMLGDGTGFDILEIFPDLKSKIIFVTASDAFAIKAFKFAAIDYILKPYSDEDLAISIEKAQSQIQPDKEQLHVLQEAVTAPNNKPNKISLHTSEKIIVVNIENIIRCKSDNNYTTFYFKDNSKILVSKTLKYYADMLKEVGFLRVHQSHLVNTTFIKEFIKSDGGYLMLTEGSNIPVSVRKRTEVLEVLNSF, encoded by the coding sequence ATGAAAGAACTAACCGCAATTTTAGTAGATGATATGCCTGTAGCATTGGAAATGTTAGCAACTGATGTTTCTAACAATCATCCAGAGATTAAAATTATTGGAAAAGCAAAATCGGTTGTAGAAGCTGCAAAATTGTTACGCAAACAACAACCCGATATTTTGTTTTTAGATATTATGTTAGGAGACGGAACAGGTTTTGATATTCTTGAAATTTTTCCTGATTTAAAGTCGAAAATTATCTTTGTTACTGCGAGTGATGCTTTTGCTATTAAAGCATTTAAGTTTGCAGCAATCGATTATATCTTAAAACCGTATTCCGATGAAGACTTGGCTATTTCAATAGAAAAAGCGCAAAGCCAAATTCAGCCAGATAAAGAACAACTACATGTTTTGCAAGAAGCTGTAACTGCACCTAATAATAAGCCTAATAAAATATCTTTACATACTTCAGAAAAAATAATTGTTGTAAATATTGAAAATATAATCCGTTGTAAGTCTGATAATAATTACACTACCTTTTATTTTAAAGACAATTCAAAAATACTCGTTTCTAAAACATTAAAATATTATGCAGATATGTTAAAGGAAGTCGGTTTTTTAAGAGTACACCAAAGTCATTTAGTAAATACTACCTTTATTAAAGAGTTTATAAAATCTGATGGTGGTTATCTAATGCTTACAGAGGGATCTAATATTCCGGTTTCAGTAAGAAAACGAACTGAAGTACTGGAAGTGCTAAATTCTTTCTAA
- a CDS encoding shikimate kinase, with the protein MKIVLLGYMASGKSSIGKRLSKKLSMNFLDLDDYIIEKEKMSISEIFKTKGEVYFRLIENKYLKEILAKDKDFILALGGGTPCYANNMEEINNSDAKSIYLQGSTATMIERLIRKKAKRPLIASLGDDQIPEFVAKHLFERRPFYEQAKTIVKIDNKTKAEVAEELENLLS; encoded by the coding sequence ATGAAAATAGTACTTTTAGGTTATATGGCTTCAGGAAAATCTAGTATTGGTAAACGTCTTTCTAAAAAGCTGTCAATGAATTTTTTAGACTTAGATGATTACATTATTGAAAAAGAAAAAATGTCTATTTCTGAAATATTCAAAACCAAAGGAGAAGTCTATTTTAGGTTGATAGAAAACAAATATTTGAAAGAAATTCTAGCAAAAGACAAAGATTTTATCCTTGCTTTAGGTGGCGGAACACCTTGTTATGCAAATAATATGGAAGAAATTAATAATTCTGATGCTAAATCGATCTATTTACAAGGTAGCACCGCTACAATGATAGAGAGACTAATAAGAAAAAAAGCTAAAAGACCATTAATAGCTTCTTTAGGAGATGATCAAATTCCAGAATTTGTTGCAAAGCACCTTTTTGAAAGACGTCCTTTTTATGAACAAGCAAAGACTATTGTAAAAATAGACAATAAAACTAAAGCAGAAGTTGCAGAAGAATTGGAAAACTTATTAAGCTAA
- a CDS encoding phosphoribosyltransferase domain-containing protein → MTTSGSIILNQLQISQKIRRIAYQIYETNSSEKEVILAGIVGNGFIFAEKLMEVLQEISPLKVTLCKVNIDKKNPLKPITTSLNVEDYKNKSLVLVDDVLSSGTTLIYGIKHFLDVPLKRFKTAVLVNRNHKKYPVKADFKGISLSTSIKEHIQVEFSAKEAIAYLA, encoded by the coding sequence ATGACAACATCAGGTAGCATTATATTAAATCAATTGCAAATTTCTCAAAAAATAAGAAGAATTGCGTATCAGATTTATGAAACAAATAGTTCGGAGAAAGAAGTTATTCTTGCTGGTATTGTAGGTAATGGCTTTATTTTTGCTGAAAAATTAATGGAAGTTTTACAAGAAATATCACCTTTAAAAGTAACTCTTTGTAAGGTTAATATTGATAAAAAAAATCCTTTAAAACCTATTACCACTTCTCTAAATGTTGAAGATTATAAAAATAAATCTTTGGTTTTAGTTGATGATGTTTTAAGCTCTGGAACTACGCTAATTTACGGAATTAAGCACTTTTTAGACGTTCCTTTAAAGAGGTTTAAAACAGCTGTATTGGTAAATAGAAATCATAAAAAATATCCTGTTAAGGCAGATTTTAAAGGAATTTCTCTGTCTACTTCTATAAAAGAACATATACAAGTAGAGTTTTCTGCAAAAGAAGCAATTGCTTATTTAGCTTAA
- a CDS encoding RNA-binding S4 domain-containing protein, whose protein sequence is MRIDKYLWCIRVFKTRSLASTACKKGQVKIDNKSLKPSKEVFGDELIFVRKNQINYQIKVLDLPESRVGAKIVDLYRKDVTPKEEFEKTDLLKYAKDYYRKKGTGRPTKKDRRDIDDYQEDTTEEI, encoded by the coding sequence ATGAGAATTGATAAATATTTGTGGTGTATTAGGGTTTTTAAAACAAGAAGTTTGGCTTCTACAGCTTGTAAGAAAGGACAAGTTAAGATAGATAACAAAAGTTTAAAGCCTTCTAAAGAAGTGTTTGGAGATGAATTGATATTCGTTAGAAAAAATCAAATCAATTATCAAATAAAAGTTTTAGATTTACCGGAAAGTAGGGTTGGAGCCAAAATTGTAGATCTTTATAGAAAAGATGTAACGCCTAAAGAGGAGTTTGAGAAAACAGACCTCTTAAAATACGCTAAAGACTACTATAGAAAAAAGGGTACAGGTAGGCCAACTAAAAAAGACAGACGAGATATAGACGATTATCAAGAAGATACAACAGAAGAAATATGA